In Roseofilum casamattae BLCC-M143, the following proteins share a genomic window:
- a CDS encoding VanZ family protein, translating into MMTSPSKRTQRAWIVAFWLYFLFLMLVSLAAYLQWLPEKVADYDKAGHLILIGTAGILSHQALGQRMMPIGKFFLPLGPVLVTLFSAIDETLQMLSPARSHSLTDLAANWIGIWLFYGIFWIISKSGFVNEK; encoded by the coding sequence ATGATGACTTCTCCGAGCAAACGAACTCAACGAGCATGGATCGTTGCCTTCTGGCTCTATTTTCTCTTTCTCATGCTCGTTTCTCTGGCTGCTTATCTGCAATGGCTGCCGGAAAAAGTTGCCGATTATGATAAAGCCGGTCATCTAATTCTCATCGGGACGGCAGGCATTTTGAGCCACCAAGCCTTGGGACAGCGAATGATGCCAATTGGTAAGTTTTTTCTCCCTCTGGGTCCGGTATTGGTGACGTTATTTTCCGCGATCGATGAAACTTTACAAATGCTCTCCCCCGCTCGCAGTCATAGTTTAACCGATCTCGCCGCTAATTGGATTGGCATTTGGCTATTTTATGGCATTTTTTGGATAATTTCTAAGAGCGGATTCGTAAACGAAAAATAG
- a CDS encoding plasmid replication protein, CyRepA1 family: protein MNHLTEWAQSCVDPQLTALNVIPLNGQTAYNYLLYSDDLPRCRDGRLRATVRRRYQHLEEGGWWCSGINPMTGEDDPWGCFKPSQPRSHDGKPIKYEHPPKTSTGLFALRVTQNLWQQIANRSHLELTPECLQPDRADLGFWQWVQDNPKVPLCITEGAKKAGTLLSAGYGAIALPGINNGYRIPKDERGRRIGRPHLIEQLQSAIGENRTVYIVFDQDSKPNSIRAVNHAIWRMGTLLQQAGCTVRVVTWSPELGKGVDDLIAREGREAFDRAYEGALLLDRWKAATGAQLTHSRSQTLETRYLPSDLTIPETAQLVAIKSAKGTGKTHLLQTVIQEAKQTQRPILVISHRVQLVESLSARLQLPVLHQNPSPIPGYVLCIDSLHPDSRARFDPQDWENALIIIDEVEQVLWHGLNSSTCRSKRVPILKTLKALIRTALGTGGKLWAMDADLSDISLDYLIALSGIDPEVHLIENCWKPSLEEAWQVYNYADKTPERLVRDLEQYIARGGRPMVCLSAQKRGSKWGTITLETYFQQRFGDRNILRIDSETLNDPNHPVSQYTRNGQSLDALLSQYDLVLASPAIETGVSIDLRGHFTSVWAIAQGVQGESSVRQALGRLREPVPRYIWVASCGFNRVGNGSTSLSNLLGSEHKLTQVNIRLLQQSDFTELDDLDTGFQAESLMAWAKLAVRFNGGMVRYREAVLGGLVVEGHCCQEVPVLPELPAEVETQEPSLKAAIDEVLAQNYQAECEAIAQTAPLSNLPPKQGTKTLHQRRMTRHREIWQKYGIPVTPEVVSLDDRGWYAQLQYHYFLTIGRPYLADRDAGMARQLLSARSGELFLPDFNNSQLGSRIGTMELLGIPGIIADPERQLINTDLDLQELQDIALRNRPEIKSLFGMGLAKNASPIAIASRFLSLLGYRLNYLRCRSQKNESGALKRLRIYGLVCPNDPRDRVFEQWLERDRAGAKRYYSLPSLPEKVVDNLECDRYQQLSLFDTEVL, encoded by the coding sequence GTGAACCACCTAACCGAATGGGCACAAAGTTGTGTCGATCCGCAACTGACTGCCCTCAACGTCATCCCCCTCAACGGGCAAACCGCTTACAACTACCTGCTCTATTCCGACGACCTCCCCCGCTGCCGAGATGGTCGTTTGCGAGCTACGGTACGACGGCGCTATCAGCATCTGGAAGAAGGAGGATGGTGGTGTTCTGGCATTAACCCCATGACTGGAGAAGACGACCCTTGGGGATGCTTCAAACCGAGTCAACCGCGATCGCACGACGGCAAACCGATCAAATACGAACATCCTCCAAAAACTTCCACCGGGTTATTTGCTCTGCGGGTAACCCAGAACCTATGGCAGCAGATCGCCAACCGATCGCACCTGGAACTGACTCCAGAATGCCTCCAACCCGATCGAGCGGATCTCGGCTTTTGGCAATGGGTACAAGATAACCCCAAGGTTCCGCTCTGCATTACCGAAGGAGCGAAAAAAGCGGGAACCTTGCTCAGTGCGGGCTATGGGGCGATCGCGCTTCCCGGCATCAATAACGGTTATCGCATTCCCAAAGACGAGAGAGGCCGGCGCATCGGCCGTCCCCACCTCATCGAGCAACTGCAATCTGCGATCGGGGAAAACCGAACGGTTTATATCGTGTTCGACCAAGATAGCAAACCGAATAGTATCCGTGCCGTTAACCATGCCATTTGGCGCATGGGAACCTTGCTGCAACAAGCAGGTTGCACCGTGCGCGTGGTGACTTGGTCGCCAGAACTGGGAAAAGGAGTGGACGATCTGATCGCCAGAGAAGGACGAGAGGCTTTCGATCGCGCCTACGAGGGAGCGTTGTTACTGGATCGCTGGAAAGCCGCGACTGGAGCGCAACTGACTCATTCGCGATCGCAAACTCTCGAGACTCGCTACTTACCCAGCGATCTCACTATCCCCGAAACCGCACAACTGGTTGCCATCAAATCTGCCAAAGGAACCGGTAAAACTCACCTGCTGCAAACCGTCATCCAAGAGGCAAAACAAACCCAACGACCCATCCTCGTCATCAGCCATCGCGTTCAACTGGTAGAGTCTCTCTCGGCGCGGTTGCAGCTCCCCGTCCTCCATCAAAACCCCTCTCCCATTCCCGGATACGTGCTCTGCATCGACTCCCTGCATCCAGACTCCCGCGCTCGGTTTGACCCGCAAGATTGGGAAAATGCCCTCATTATTATTGATGAAGTGGAACAAGTCTTGTGGCATGGTTTAAACTCGAGCACCTGTCGCAGCAAGCGCGTCCCGATCCTGAAAACCCTAAAAGCTCTAATCCGCACCGCATTAGGAACGGGTGGAAAACTCTGGGCGATGGATGCGGATCTCAGCGATATTTCTCTCGATTATTTAATCGCTCTGTCGGGTATCGATCCGGAAGTTCATCTGATTGAAAATTGCTGGAAACCCAGTCTGGAAGAGGCATGGCAGGTTTATAACTATGCCGATAAAACTCCAGAGCGGTTGGTTCGAGATTTAGAACAGTATATTGCTCGCGGCGGACGGCCGATGGTTTGTTTGTCGGCGCAGAAACGAGGAAGTAAATGGGGAACAATTACCTTAGAAACCTATTTTCAGCAGCGATTTGGCGATCGCAACATTCTCCGCATCGACTCGGAAACTCTGAACGACCCCAACCATCCGGTCTCGCAATATACCCGTAACGGACAATCTTTAGACGCGCTTTTGAGTCAGTACGATCTGGTGTTGGCATCTCCGGCGATCGAAACTGGGGTGAGCATTGACTTGCGCGGTCACTTTACGTCGGTCTGGGCGATCGCCCAAGGCGTGCAAGGAGAAAGCTCGGTGCGCCAAGCGTTGGGACGGTTGCGCGAACCGGTGCCGCGTTACATTTGGGTGGCTTCCTGTGGCTTTAACCGGGTGGGTAATGGTTCTACCTCTCTCTCGAATTTGCTCGGGAGCGAGCATAAGTTAACTCAGGTCAACATTCGTCTCTTGCAACAATCGGATTTTACGGAGTTGGACGATCTGGATACGGGGTTTCAAGCCGAATCCCTGATGGCGTGGGCCAAGTTAGCGGTACGGTTTAATGGTGGCATGGTGCGCTATCGGGAAGCCGTATTAGGGGGACTTGTGGTGGAGGGACATTGCTGCCAAGAAGTTCCGGTACTGCCAGAACTACCTGCGGAAGTCGAGACGCAGGAACCGAGTTTGAAGGCAGCTATTGATGAAGTTCTGGCGCAAAATTATCAGGCTGAGTGCGAGGCGATCGCGCAAACAGCTCCCCTCAGCAATCTGCCTCCCAAACAAGGAACCAAAACGCTACATCAACGCCGCATGACGCGCCATCGCGAAATCTGGCAGAAGTACGGCATACCAGTAACTCCAGAGGTCGTTAGTTTGGACGATCGCGGTTGGTACGCTCAACTTCAGTATCATTATTTTCTCACGATTGGTCGTCCTTACTTAGCCGATCGCGATGCGGGAATGGCCAGACAATTATTGTCAGCGCGATCGGGCGAGTTATTTTTACCGGATTTTAATAACTCGCAATTAGGGTCGCGCATTGGCACGATGGAACTGTTAGGAATTCCCGGAATTATTGCCGATCCGGAACGGCAGTTGATCAATACAGATTTGGATTTACAAGAGTTACAAGATATTGCCCTGCGAAATAGACCGGAGATTAAATCGTTATTTGGTATGGGATTAGCAAAAAATGCATCTCCCATTGCGATCGCCAGCCGTTTCCTCAGTCTCTTAGGCTATCGCTTAAATTACTTGCGCTGTCGTTCGCAAAAAAACGAGAGTGGCGCGCTCAAACGCTTGCGGATTTACGGATTAGTTTGTCCGAACGATCCGCGCGATCGGGTATTTGAGCAATGGTTGGAACGCGATCGCGCTGGAGCCAAACGGTATTATTCTCTGCCCAGTTTGCCAGAAAAAGTAGTGGATAATTTGGAGTGCGATCGCTATCAGCAACTCAGTTTGTTTGATACGGAAGTTCTCTAG
- a CDS encoding type II toxin-antitoxin system VapB family antitoxin, producing MVKQGLQIAQLETEQELIDFALEQLIDRQKKRNLLDLSGQIQFSTDYDYKALRETRNVPD from the coding sequence TTGGTTAAGCAAGGCTTGCAGATCGCTCAACTGGAAACAGAACAAGAACTGATTGATTTTGCTTTAGAACAGTTAATCGATCGGCAAAAAAAACGTAATCTACTCGACCTGAGCGGACAGATCCAGTTTTCGACCGATTACGATTACAAAGCCTTGCGGGAAACTCGAAATGTTCCTGATTGA
- a CDS encoding NACHT domain-containing protein, with protein sequence MAEWRDICRQHLATQKELTTNPYRKCYDVNVDFEDVYIPLAIVERKKKTLQEREKPSEEPETLTPIEEDAFFEEVLRQGKSEASQGRRIAIIGEPGAGKTTRLQKIADWILDEHLGLPIWISLKDLTKPTLTHHIEDIWLKHTGKSLTLEALREHEERIWLLLDGLDEMTSRADTDHVSQLLGGWVRQTRVIMTCRVNVWEADKNAFSGFDVFRNLELKPEQVNGYIRNWFAKINYAARGEQLQQDLQKSDNTRLLELIRNPLRLWMLCQIWQPEQGLPETQAELYEQFVEWVYTWKADDDILRQRQEIDSALANLALAAMEQPDDASRFQLRESWILEVLSSRTILPAIKQLGWLNCLQRGTDTIYGFYHATFQEYFAALAVQDWDYFLPQYLIPGKEYRIFMPQWKQVILLWLGRKDVEELKKEAFIQQLVNFDDGCGEWNFEKVDRGFYSYRAYFLAAAGMSEFNSCSLAKEIVQYICQWRFGYWDIEKQKWLNFKTNQVETRQALWQSDRQIVIQTLEDLTCSQNYPEHIHLQVLNFIGKIDPGNVYTINALISIIETNNNWQAISVLGEVAQGTRNQNAISVLMKILNRNGNEFFNEMAAKSLGKIDPGNPKSISTIISLLASNQYRPSRHFLINILMEIGKEDRAAKNTLLSIMKTDRDSGICYRAAQGMLNIDPDNQEAKIIVNSYIKNIESQSQDRLDFELQEIGSDDEIDLNIREINNAQFTWNLRNPIEYLGSLGRKNGQRIQSLMYLLNFSNRENILQEVINVVERLIQDNEKVTDNLTDLYLKYEDPEICLWTAGSLGDIGLANHDIMLTLNSMYSLEKMQAWENSVTQSIEKISKINQSIFWALIDILKTKRCQPYTSIGCLTAIINTDQQRKNVISTLKPYLTSQTYNNNIDFFEQCYKLLCDITQTLSYSDFYQVWHGSLPSPIHLAKFPQLLHAALPEGYPWQLLIIDRSKANRDNPVKNLYRQMLQQGCPKSEDGKPNDMADLQDYWEDLCDNSNNSLALIFYENPQTAEPQGFSDPFLDALSRFDGKVCVVTEQHHPHLQTFSPENPRLIEHILKWLKSAQN encoded by the coding sequence ATTGCAGAATGGCGAGACATCTGTCGGCAACATCTGGCAACGCAGAAAGAACTAACAACTAATCCCTATCGTAAATGCTACGACGTAAATGTTGACTTTGAGGATGTCTATATCCCTTTAGCCATCGTCGAGCGAAAAAAGAAGACACTGCAAGAACGGGAAAAGCCATCTGAAGAACCAGAAACGCTAACGCCGATTGAGGAAGATGCCTTTTTTGAGGAAGTCTTACGACAGGGAAAAAGTGAAGCCAGTCAAGGTCGGAGAATCGCGATTATTGGCGAACCGGGTGCGGGGAAAACCACCCGGTTACAGAAGATTGCGGATTGGATTTTAGACGAACATTTGGGGTTGCCAATTTGGATATCGTTGAAGGATTTAACTAAACCCACACTTACCCACCATATTGAAGATATCTGGCTGAAACACACGGGAAAAAGTCTGACTCTGGAGGCTCTGCGCGAGCATGAAGAGCGGATTTGGCTCTTGTTGGATGGCTTGGATGAAATGACCTCTAGAGCAGATACTGACCATGTTTCCCAACTTTTAGGGGGATGGGTGAGGCAAACGCGAGTCATTATGACTTGTCGGGTGAATGTTTGGGAAGCGGATAAGAATGCTTTTTCTGGGTTTGATGTGTTTCGCAATTTGGAATTGAAGCCAGAACAAGTTAATGGTTATATTCGCAATTGGTTTGCTAAGATTAATTATGCAGCGAGGGGAGAACAGCTCCAACAAGACTTACAAAAGTCTGATAATACTCGTCTGCTCGAGTTGATTCGCAATCCTTTACGGTTGTGGATGCTCTGTCAGATTTGGCAACCGGAGCAAGGATTACCAGAAACTCAAGCGGAGTTATACGAACAGTTTGTTGAGTGGGTGTATACCTGGAAGGCAGATGACGATATTTTACGACAGCGGCAAGAGATAGATAGCGCTTTAGCAAATTTGGCATTAGCAGCGATGGAGCAACCGGATGATGCCTCTCGGTTTCAGTTGCGGGAAAGTTGGATACTGGAGGTGTTGTCAAGTCGCACAATATTACCAGCTATAAAACAGTTGGGATGGTTGAATTGCCTGCAAAGAGGTACTGATACGATCTATGGATTTTATCATGCCACGTTTCAGGAGTATTTTGCTGCCCTCGCAGTGCAAGATTGGGACTATTTTCTACCCCAGTATCTCATTCCAGGAAAAGAATATCGGATTTTTATGCCCCAGTGGAAACAAGTGATTTTATTGTGGTTGGGGCGCAAAGATGTGGAAGAACTAAAGAAAGAAGCATTTATTCAGCAGTTGGTTAATTTTGATGACGGCTGTGGAGAATGGAATTTTGAGAAAGTAGATCGAGGGTTTTATTCGTATCGTGCCTATTTCCTTGCTGCTGCTGGTATGAGTGAGTTTAATTCTTGTTCTTTAGCCAAAGAAATTGTCCAATATATTTGTCAGTGGAGGTTTGGTTATTGGGATATAGAGAAGCAAAAATGGTTGAACTTTAAAACCAATCAAGTAGAAACAAGACAGGCGCTATGGCAAAGCGATCGCCAGATAGTTATCCAGACACTAGAAGATCTAACTTGTTCGCAAAATTATCCGGAACATATCCATTTGCAAGTCCTTAATTTCATAGGAAAAATAGATCCAGGCAATGTATATACAATTAACGCTTTAATCTCTATAATTGAAACAAATAATAATTGGCAAGCCATATCAGTCTTAGGTGAAGTAGCACAAGGCACAAGAAATCAGAATGCAATTTCTGTTTTAATGAAAATCTTAAACCGGAATGGTAATGAATTTTTCAATGAAATGGCTGCCAAGAGTTTAGGAAAAATAGACCCAGGAAACCCAAAATCAATCTCTACTATAATTTCATTGCTAGCATCCAATCAATATCGACCAAGTCGTCATTTTTTAATCAATATTTTAATGGAAATTGGGAAAGAAGATCGAGCAGCCAAAAATACCTTACTTTCTATTATGAAAACGGATCGCGATTCCGGAATTTGTTACAGGGCTGCCCAAGGTATGTTGAATATCGATCCAGACAATCAAGAAGCGAAAATTATAGTAAATTCGTACATCAAAAACATTGAAAGTCAGAGCCAAGATCGACTAGATTTTGAATTACAAGAAATTGGCTCGGATGATGAAATAGATTTAAATATTCGAGAAATTAACAATGCTCAATTTACTTGGAATCTTAGAAATCCCATTGAATATTTAGGATCGCTAGGTCGAAAAAATGGCCAACGCATACAAAGTCTAATGTATCTACTGAATTTTTCTAATCGTGAAAACATTCTTCAAGAAGTTATAAATGTTGTCGAAAGACTGATACAAGACAATGAAAAAGTAACTGATAATTTAACTGATTTATACCTAAAATATGAAGATCCAGAAATTTGTTTATGGACTGCTGGGAGCTTGGGCGATATTGGACTAGCTAATCATGATATAATGCTCACTCTGAACTCTATGTATAGTCTTGAGAAGATGCAAGCATGGGAGAACTCGGTGACTCAGAGTATCGAGAAAATAAGCAAGATTAATCAATCGATCTTTTGGGCTTTAATAGACATTCTGAAAACTAAGAGATGTCAACCTTATACTTCTATTGGATGTCTCACTGCGATTATCAATACAGACCAGCAGCGAAAAAATGTAATTTCTACTCTCAAACCCTATTTGACTTCTCAAACCTATAACAATAATATTGACTTTTTTGAACAGTGTTATAAACTCTTATGCGATATAACTCAAACTCTTTCCTATTCTGACTTCTACCAAGTCTGGCATGGTTCGCTCCCTTCTCCCATTCACCTTGCGAAGTTTCCCCAACTCCTACACGCTGCTCTCCCTGAAGGATATCCTTGGCAACTGTTGATTATCGATCGCAGTAAAGCTAACCGTGACAACCCAGTAAAAAATCTGTATCGGCAAATGCTGCAACAAGGCTGTCCGAAAAGTGAAGATGGCAAGCCTAACGATATGGCGGATTTACAGGACTACTGGGAAGACCTCTGCGACAATAGCAACAATTCTCTTGCTCTCATCTTCTACGAAAACCCACAAACTGCCGAACCCCAAGGCTTCAGCGATCCTTTCCTAGATGCTCTCTCCCGCTTTGACGGCAAAGTCTGCGTAGTTACCGAGCAACACCATCCCCACCTGCAAACCTTTTCGCCAGAAAATCCACGCCTAATTGAGCATATTCTGAAGTGGCTTAAGTCCGCTCAAAACTGA
- a CDS encoding transglutaminase domain-containing protein, translated as MIDRTIQPIGIYDLRGLVARDAHFLSLDSVRGYLLQINAENDNTTILNPNQLPELRYANSLALQDRTLWFTRDRDIYSCSLDTWELTLFATLPGRAEGIALSGSTVYVSSQEDASIYVFNDKGRVITEWRPPGVGVESLTIRGEELWVADKEEQTVYCMDRATGDIRLNILTPFDNPTGLAFYRDRNTEEDVLYVAYASQKPYIRDDPNSDPPLELAWRDRTFIHPLYYSYSAEGYYTLSNGYLIEMSYVEELSPLDAVELENLEWRIALPSETARQKVRSVEPIGLPFTEEIQDGQKVAVFKFDRLHAYEKRIFGWKALIEVHSIKYNLVPLDVETIPELAPELQERYLVDDDNLAMDTEVVKQAAIAAVGKETNFLRRAISLRNYVYDCLSYRLTTKIEAPDVVLSQGAGSCGEYVGVLLALARLNGIACRTIGRYKCPATPEYKNVPLEPDYNHVWLEFYIPSIGWVPMESNPDDMEDGNHLSRFFMGLAWYHIEIGKGIPFERIRIDGKPVDREQLSVGDLALNHVRFTILKEIPPSSS; from the coding sequence ATGATCGACCGTACCATTCAACCTATCGGCATCTACGACCTCCGAGGACTGGTTGCTCGCGACGCACACTTCCTCTCCTTAGACTCGGTGCGCGGGTATTTGCTGCAAATTAATGCGGAGAACGATAACACGACGATTCTCAATCCGAACCAACTGCCGGAACTGCGCTATGCTAATAGCCTGGCCTTACAAGATAGAACGCTTTGGTTCACCCGCGATCGCGATATTTATAGCTGTTCTCTCGATACCTGGGAACTGACATTATTCGCCACCTTACCCGGACGCGCTGAAGGCATTGCTCTGAGCGGTTCGACGGTTTATGTCTCTTCTCAAGAAGACGCATCTATTTATGTCTTTAATGACAAAGGTCGAGTTATCACCGAGTGGCGACCTCCGGGAGTGGGAGTCGAAAGTTTAACCATTCGCGGCGAAGAACTTTGGGTGGCCGACAAGGAAGAACAAACCGTGTACTGTATGGATCGGGCGACGGGAGACATTCGCCTGAATATTTTAACGCCGTTTGATAATCCTACCGGGTTAGCCTTTTACCGCGATCGCAATACGGAAGAAGACGTCCTCTATGTCGCTTATGCCAGTCAAAAACCATACATCCGCGACGACCCCAACTCCGATCCGCCTCTAGAGTTAGCATGGCGCGATCGCACTTTTATCCATCCCCTCTACTATTCCTATTCCGCAGAAGGCTACTACACCCTCTCCAATGGTTATCTCATCGAAATGTCTTATGTAGAAGAACTTTCTCCTCTCGATGCGGTTGAGCTGGAAAACCTGGAATGGCGCATTGCTCTGCCTTCCGAAACAGCGCGGCAAAAAGTGCGATCGGTCGAACCCATCGGACTTCCCTTCACCGAAGAGATCCAGGACGGACAAAAAGTCGCCGTCTTCAAATTCGATCGCCTGCACGCCTACGAAAAGCGGATTTTTGGTTGGAAAGCCTTAATCGAAGTTCACAGCATTAAATATAACCTGGTGCCTCTGGACGTGGAAACCATTCCCGAACTCGCTCCAGAATTGCAAGAGCGGTATCTTGTTGACGACGATAACCTCGCCATGGATACCGAAGTCGTGAAGCAAGCGGCGATCGCGGCAGTTGGCAAAGAAACCAACTTTCTCCGCCGCGCCATCTCCCTGCGCAACTACGTCTACGACTGTCTCTCCTACCGCCTCACCACCAAAATTGAAGCGCCGGATGTAGTTCTCTCCCAAGGTGCCGGTTCTTGCGGGGAATATGTCGGCGTCCTCCTCGCTCTCGCGCGCTTAAATGGCATCGCCTGTCGTACCATCGGCCGCTACAAATGTCCCGCCACTCCCGAATACAAAAATGTCCCCCTCGAACCCGACTACAATCATGTTTGGCTCGAGTTTTATATTCCCAGTATTGGCTGGGTTCCCATGGAATCTAACCCCGACGATATGGAAGATGGTAATCATTTATCAAGATTCTTCATGGGTCTGGCTTGGTATCATATTGAAATCGGTAAAGGAATTCCTTTTGAACGCATTCGTATTGATGGAAAACCGGTCGATCGCGAACAACTATCCGTTGGAGACTTAGCTTTAAATCACGTCCGGTTTACCATTCTCAAAGAAATTCCGCCATCGAGTTCGTGA
- a CDS encoding pentapeptide repeat-containing protein — MEKISAEDLLNQYARGQRNFEQMDLKGANLFDADLRQINLQGSDLTQAYLPYTNVSQGNLRSVNLEQSELSDTQLYETHLSRARLRGANLSRANLRSADLRCADLSHANLEGANLSSANLEGANLYGANLQRTNLRSTQFDRANLERCNLFKAENADLTNAEIYPTTTQPDGHRQA, encoded by the coding sequence ATGGAGAAAATCAGCGCAGAGGATCTATTGAATCAATATGCTCGGGGACAACGGAATTTTGAACAAATGGATTTGAAAGGAGCGAATTTGTTTGATGCTGACTTAAGACAAATCAATCTTCAAGGCAGCGATCTAACTCAAGCATACCTTCCTTATACTAACGTAAGCCAAGGGAATCTCCGATCGGTAAATTTAGAACAGAGTGAGTTAAGCGACACTCAACTTTATGAGACTCATTTATCTCGCGCCCGACTCCGGGGGGCTAACCTGTCCAGAGCTAATCTGCGCTCTGCGGATCTGCGCTGTGCCGATCTTTCCCATGCCAACCTAGAAGGAGCAAACTTATCTTCGGCAAACTTAGAAGGGGCTAATCTCTATGGGGCAAATCTACAACGGACTAACCTGCGATCGACTCAGTTCGATCGAGCGAATCTGGAGAGGTGCAACTTGTTCAAAGCCGAAAATGCAGATCTGACGAATGCCGAGATTTATCCAACTACAACCCAGCCGGACGGTCATCGACAGGCCTGA
- a CDS encoding SagB/ThcOx family dehydrogenase, with translation MSQTSPLSIAEHYHQRTKYDPETIAQKSQGLNWEEQPVPFKDYKIGGEIDLKPYLQGDRTDVQWQKLSAFLLCSYGITARVPTLMGDPFYLRAAPSAGGLYPAEVYLISRGTSLLNAGLYNYQSRTHSLVQFWENPVWEALQTACFQHPTLEQTSLAIAITAVFFRSAWRYQDRAYRRICLDTGHLLGNLELAGARSGYYPRLIGGFDDDRTNELLYLDPQQEGTLAILPLMETGAAQQPASKAPSALASERQTDYPQLADGELLQYLHQATRISAEDPPLSQGEPELESDDKYNFPFCLKVATQSRPIDFGDRPDSGNWLSAIERGSVSSLENTMLKRRSTRSYTGADLSLDELRALLDFTYHPHHYPNQGLDSDPDYFDLSLLQTFIAVSGVTGLEEGCYYYAPRAQELRQIRFKNFRRELHYLCLGQDLGRDAAAVIFHTVDLRQAVGKYGDRVYRYLHMDAGHLGQRLNLAAIHLGLGVSGIGGFFDDRVNEVLGIPLDEAVIYITTLGRPRTTG, from the coding sequence ATGTCTCAGACCTCTCCTCTCTCCATTGCCGAGCACTATCACCAGCGCACCAAATACGATCCGGAAACCATTGCTCAGAAAAGTCAGGGACTCAACTGGGAAGAACAACCGGTTCCATTCAAAGACTACAAAATTGGAGGGGAAATTGACCTTAAGCCCTATCTCCAAGGCGATCGCACTGATGTCCAATGGCAAAAGCTATCAGCGTTTCTCCTTTGCAGCTATGGGATTACAGCCCGAGTTCCAACGTTGATGGGAGACCCCTTTTATTTGCGGGCAGCTCCCTCTGCCGGCGGACTGTATCCAGCAGAAGTTTATCTCATTTCTCGCGGTACGTCCCTGCTCAATGCCGGACTGTATAACTATCAAAGTCGAACTCATAGTTTAGTGCAGTTTTGGGAAAATCCGGTTTGGGAAGCCCTACAAACCGCCTGTTTTCAGCATCCTACCCTAGAACAGACATCTCTGGCGATCGCCATCACTGCCGTCTTTTTCCGCTCGGCATGGCGCTACCAAGACCGGGCCTATCGCCGCATTTGCTTAGATACAGGACATTTATTGGGCAATTTAGAACTCGCCGGTGCCAGATCGGGCTATTATCCTCGCCTCATTGGCGGTTTTGATGACGATCGCACGAACGAGTTACTCTATCTAGATCCCCAGCAGGAAGGCACTTTAGCAATTTTGCCCTTGATGGAAACCGGAGCCGCACAGCAACCTGCTAGCAAGGCTCCGAGCGCCCTGGCCTCGGAACGGCAAACGGATTATCCACAACTTGCTGATGGAGAATTATTACAGTACTTGCATCAAGCTACCCGTATTTCTGCGGAAGATCCCCCTTTGAGCCAAGGAGAACCAGAACTCGAAAGCGATGATAAATATAACTTTCCGTTTTGCTTAAAGGTTGCCACCCAGAGCCGACCGATCGATTTCGGAGATCGCCCCGACAGCGGAAATTGGTTATCGGCGATCGAGAGAGGTTCGGTTTCTTCCTTGGAAAATACCATGCTCAAACGTCGTTCCACTCGCTCGTATACCGGAGCTGACCTCTCTCTCGACGAATTGCGCGCTTTACTCGACTTTACCTATCATCCCCATCATTATCCAAACCAAGGACTCGACTCCGATCCGGACTACTTCGATTTAAGCTTGCTCCAAACCTTTATTGCAGTCTCTGGAGTCACCGGACTTGAAGAAGGATGTTATTACTATGCCCCCAGAGCGCAAGAACTTCGGCAAATTCGGTTTAAAAACTTTCGCCGCGAATTACATTACTTGTGCTTGGGACAAGATTTAGGACGAGATGCGGCGGCTGTTATTTTTCATACTGTAGATTTGCGGCAGGCAGTGGGCAAATATGGCGATCGCGTTTACCGTTACCTGCACATGGATGCCGGACACCTCGGCCAGCGATTAAACCTTGCCGCCATTCATTTAGGTTTAGGGGTTAGCGGTATTGGCGGATTTTTTGACGATCGCGTTAATGAAGTACTGGGGATTCCCCTTGATGAAGCAGTTATTTATATTACAACTCTCGGCCGTCCGCGAACTACAGGTTAA
- a CDS encoding DUF1830 domain-containing protein, which translates to MLLYPTKLNDRRWTICYYKNQTQIAQLLQINNIENWSWEAVLRPQEWTLFEAPENAQLEISYQTPMDRIQPDIIPCSHLGVRYSIPDGQNTLKLKSCIV; encoded by the coding sequence ATGTTATTATATCCGACAAAGTTAAACGATCGCAGATGGACTATCTGCTACTACAAAAATCAAACCCAGATCGCTCAACTGCTCCAAATAAACAATATTGAGAATTGGTCTTGGGAAGCCGTATTAAGACCACAAGAATGGACGCTCTTTGAAGCTCCCGAAAATGCTCAACTGGAAATTTCTTATCAAACTCCAATGGATCGGATACAACCAGACATTATTCCCTGCTCGCACCTAGGCGTCAGATATAGTATTCCCGATGGACAAAACACACTTAAACTTAAAAGTTGTATTGTTTAA